One Microlunatus soli genomic window carries:
- a CDS encoding ABC transporter ATP-binding protein has protein sequence MSGPAIRVDQLGKTYLVPEREGGLRAAVTALFRRRTRAVDAVRGISFGIEAGEVVGFLGPNGAGKTTTLKMLSGLLHPSAGAAEVFGYTPWQRDRNYLGRMTLIMGQRSQLQWDIPVVDSYRLNKAIFQISDADFAARLGELTELLELSELLRKPARNLSLGERMKCEFAGSLLHRPQVLFLDEPTIGLDVAMQRRIRSFVAEYNARTGACVILTSHYMADVEALCKRVIVIHHGELLFDGPLTELVRAFAPDKTITVELVAGAIATQAEVLALAGQRLPGVAVQPTETGWQVRLPSDHTAAVAGRLLAGLEVADLTIEEEPIEAVIEKVFAVEAGGHDQAGAHDQSGGRR, from the coding sequence ATGTCGGGGCCAGCGATCCGAGTCGATCAACTCGGAAAGACCTATCTCGTGCCGGAACGAGAAGGCGGATTGCGTGCCGCGGTGACGGCACTGTTTCGTCGCCGGACGCGTGCGGTCGATGCCGTACGGGGGATCAGCTTCGGCATCGAGGCCGGCGAGGTGGTCGGCTTCCTCGGACCCAACGGCGCCGGCAAGACGACGACGCTGAAGATGCTCTCCGGATTGCTTCATCCCAGCGCCGGCGCGGCCGAGGTGTTCGGCTACACACCCTGGCAGCGGGATCGCAACTACCTCGGCCGGATGACGTTGATCATGGGGCAGCGCAGCCAGTTGCAGTGGGACATCCCGGTCGTCGACTCCTACCGGCTCAACAAGGCGATCTTCCAGATCTCCGATGCCGACTTCGCTGCTCGGTTGGGAGAGCTCACCGAGCTGCTCGAGCTCAGCGAGCTGCTCCGCAAGCCGGCGCGCAACCTGTCGCTGGGCGAGCGGATGAAGTGCGAGTTCGCAGGGTCGTTGCTGCACCGGCCGCAGGTGCTCTTCCTGGACGAGCCGACGATCGGCCTGGACGTGGCGATGCAGCGCAGGATCCGATCGTTCGTGGCGGAGTACAACGCCCGGACCGGTGCATGTGTGATCTTGACCAGCCATTACATGGCCGACGTCGAGGCACTGTGCAAACGGGTGATCGTGATCCATCACGGTGAGCTGCTCTTCGACGGCCCCCTGACCGAGCTGGTCCGGGCGTTCGCCCCGGACAAGACCATCACCGTCGAGTTGGTCGCCGGCGCTATCGCCACCCAGGCCGAGGTGCTGGCTCTGGCGGGGCAGCGGCTGCCCGGAGTCGCGGTGCAGCCGACCGAGACCGGCTGGCAGGTCCGGCTGCCGTCCGATCACACCGCCGCTGTCGCCGGACGGCTGCTGGCCGGGCTCGAGGTCGCCGACCTCACCATCGAGGAGGAGCCGATCGAGGCCGTGATCGAGAAAGTGTTCGCGGTCGAAGCCGGCGGCCACGATCAGGCCGGCGCGCATGATCAATCCGGGGGACGGCGATGA
- a CDS encoding alpha/beta fold hydrolase, protein MNGLPRRARLYGSILGADPGVDHDSGRTKPRVAFCHGLFGQGKNWTSIAKQLTDDYIVALIDMPDHGRSPWTAEVSYPHSADLVAEYLLDSSDGEPWTVVGHSMGGKIAMMLALRHPDLVQSLCVVDIAPVDYTGGSEFVPYVQGMRSVDLGTLRSRAEADQQLRATVPAQSVRSFLLQNLRRGSDDDQTGWHWQMNLQLLGDQLATLGGWPDPHAEPYPGPTLWVGGADSNYIRPEYAPAMRGLFPQLRTVKIKNARHWVHSDQPEVFTAVLKDFLSRTAAVA, encoded by the coding sequence ATGAACGGACTCCCCCGGCGGGCTCGGCTGTACGGCAGCATCCTCGGAGCGGATCCGGGAGTTGATCATGACTCCGGACGCACCAAGCCGCGGGTCGCCTTCTGCCACGGGCTCTTCGGCCAGGGCAAGAACTGGACGTCGATCGCCAAGCAACTGACCGACGACTACATCGTCGCCCTGATCGACATGCCGGATCACGGCCGCTCCCCGTGGACGGCCGAGGTCTCGTACCCGCATTCGGCCGATCTGGTCGCCGAGTACCTGCTGGACAGCTCCGACGGTGAGCCGTGGACCGTGGTCGGGCACTCGATGGGCGGCAAGATCGCGATGATGCTCGCGCTCCGTCATCCCGACCTGGTGCAGAGCTTGTGCGTGGTCGACATCGCCCCGGTGGACTACACCGGCGGCAGCGAGTTCGTCCCGTACGTGCAGGGCATGCGATCGGTGGACCTCGGCACCCTGAGGTCCCGCGCGGAGGCCGACCAACAGCTCCGTGCCACGGTCCCCGCCCAGAGCGTCCGCAGCTTCCTGCTGCAGAATCTTCGCCGCGGCAGCGACGACGACCAGACCGGCTGGCACTGGCAGATGAACCTGCAGTTGCTCGGCGACCAACTCGCAACCCTCGGCGGTTGGCCGGATCCGCACGCCGAACCGTACCCCGGTCCGACGCTCTGGGTCGGCGGCGCCGATTCGAACTACATCCGCCCGGAGTACGCGCCCGCAATGCGGGGCCTCTTCCCGCAGCTGCGGACCGTCAAGATCAAGAACGCCCGGCACTGGGTGCACTCCGATCAACCCGAGGTGTTCACGGCCGTGCTGAAGGACTTCCTGTCCCGCACCGCGGCCGTGGCATGA
- a CDS encoding 3-hydroxyacyl-CoA dehydrogenase has translation MNSSVAVIGLGTMGAGIAEVLAAAGRTVIGVDADQAALDRGRTIVETSTGRALERDKITADQRTALTERISYHTDFAAVADAEVVIEAVSENLELKRSIFTRLGEVARPETLLATNTSSLPITDIAVASGRADRVVGVHFFNPAPVQRLVEVVKTVLTAPSAQTQALELVNDLGKTPILCGDRAGFVVNALLVPYLNRAARLYQDGCATAAQIDEAMVAAGNPMGPLALIDLVGLDVTVSALDRMYSETRDRRHAPVALLAALVSAGRLGRKTGQGILLQAEPRPAPLIDRSAELPDALLLPYLNDVCRMVEIGYATPEVIDTGMSLGCRMPRPFDVLADLGPAAVLAGQQQIFAATAEPGDRPALLLERLAAAPDPAAALTELRAMA, from the coding sequence GTGAACAGCTCTGTAGCGGTGATCGGTCTGGGCACGATGGGTGCCGGGATCGCGGAGGTGCTGGCTGCAGCCGGCCGGACCGTGATCGGCGTCGATGCCGACCAAGCGGCGCTGGACCGCGGTCGGACGATCGTCGAGACCTCGACCGGCCGGGCGCTGGAGCGGGACAAGATCACCGCCGACCAGCGGACCGCCCTGACCGAGCGGATCAGTTACCACACGGACTTTGCTGCCGTCGCCGACGCCGAGGTGGTGATCGAGGCGGTCAGCGAGAACCTGGAGCTGAAGAGGTCCATCTTCACGCGGCTGGGCGAGGTCGCGCGTCCCGAGACGTTGCTGGCCACCAACACGTCCTCGCTGCCGATCACCGACATCGCGGTCGCCTCCGGTCGGGCCGACCGGGTCGTCGGCGTGCACTTCTTCAATCCGGCGCCGGTCCAGCGACTGGTCGAAGTGGTGAAAACCGTACTGACCGCCCCCTCGGCCCAGACCCAGGCCCTGGAGTTGGTGAACGATCTCGGCAAGACCCCGATCCTGTGCGGGGACCGGGCCGGCTTCGTCGTCAATGCGCTCCTGGTGCCGTACCTGAATCGGGCCGCTCGGCTGTACCAGGACGGATGTGCCACCGCCGCCCAGATCGACGAGGCGATGGTGGCAGCCGGCAATCCGATGGGCCCGTTGGCACTGATCGACCTGGTCGGCCTGGACGTCACGGTGTCCGCGCTGGATCGGATGTATTCCGAGACCAGGGATCGGCGACACGCCCCGGTCGCCTTGCTGGCCGCCTTGGTGAGTGCCGGACGGCTGGGCCGCAAGACCGGTCAGGGCATCCTGCTGCAGGCCGAGCCGCGACCGGCACCGCTGATCGACCGTTCCGCCGAACTGCCCGATGCCTTGCTGCTGCCCTATCTGAACGACGTCTGCCGGATGGTCGAGATCGGTTACGCGACGCCCGAGGTGATCGACACCGGGATGAGCCTCGGCTGCCGGATGCCGCGACCGTTCGACGTGCTGGCCGATCTCGGACCGGCCGCCGTTCTCGCCGGTCAACAACAGATCTTCGCTGCCACTGCCGAGCCCGGCGATCGACCCGCCTTGCTGCTGGAGCGGCTGGCCGCGGCTCCGGACCCGGCGGCCGCGCTGACCGAGCTGCGAGCGATGGCCTGA
- a CDS encoding phosphotransferase — translation MIINDRRKSLSEWGKQDSGCYPELIESPTARYFSRAERSWISSIDTALIDYLAGNYPEPRSLTFAVLHGDLAFEQVRLLPDGEVYFFDFGDLSWGPVAHELAQFLRGFAAEPIPRQRWLDLKAGLLAGYRSEHSLSVADEDAIEVFLLNRVLAVARYVLELHGNSAAPGGAEVIKQGYRLAAEILHGPHQPQQI, via the coding sequence GTGATCATCAACGACCGCCGGAAATCGCTGTCGGAGTGGGGAAAACAGGACTCGGGCTGCTACCCCGAACTGATCGAATCCCCGACCGCCCGCTACTTCAGCAGGGCAGAACGATCATGGATCTCATCCATCGACACGGCGCTGATCGACTACCTCGCCGGCAATTATCCCGAACCGCGATCGCTCACCTTCGCCGTCCTGCATGGCGATCTGGCATTCGAGCAGGTCCGTCTGTTGCCGGACGGCGAGGTGTACTTCTTCGATTTCGGCGACCTGTCCTGGGGACCCGTCGCCCACGAGTTGGCGCAGTTCCTGCGCGGGTTCGCCGCAGAGCCGATCCCCCGTCAACGATGGCTCGACCTCAAGGCCGGGCTGTTGGCGGGCTACCGATCGGAGCATTCCCTCTCGGTAGCGGATGAGGACGCGATCGAGGTCTTCCTGCTCAATCGGGTGCTGGCCGTCGCGCGGTACGTCCTCGAGCTCCACGGCAACAGCGCAGCGCCGGGCGGGGCTGAGGTCATCAAACAGGGTTACCGACTGGCTGCCGAAATCCTGCACGGCCCGCACCAGCCGCAGCAGATCTGA
- a CDS encoding spermidine synthase yields the protein MGLRFEELDWQQTPLGEFTLRRRRELAVDRDVYEVKLNDEFLMSSLFTVAEIELARLALAELGRADLRVLVGGLGLGYTAQAALADPRVAEVTVIEAAEPVLDWHRRDLFPDTIGLATDPRVRLVHDDFFRLVAGVPDRRYDAILLDIDHTPDHHLDRTHGDFYTPAGLTAMSQHLTADGVFALWSDDPPDDDFLAVLRTEFARVRGTVVSFANPITDSESSNSIYLAR from the coding sequence ATGGGCTTGCGATTCGAGGAACTGGACTGGCAGCAAACGCCGCTGGGCGAGTTCACCCTCCGGCGGCGCCGTGAACTGGCCGTCGACCGGGACGTGTACGAGGTCAAGCTCAATGACGAGTTCCTGATGTCCAGCCTGTTCACCGTCGCCGAGATCGAGTTGGCCCGGCTCGCTCTCGCCGAGCTCGGCCGAGCCGACCTCCGGGTGCTGGTCGGTGGACTCGGCCTCGGATACACCGCGCAGGCCGCGTTGGCCGATCCACGGGTCGCCGAGGTCACCGTGATCGAAGCGGCCGAACCGGTCCTCGACTGGCATCGTCGCGATCTGTTCCCCGATACGATCGGGCTGGCGACCGACCCGCGCGTTCGGCTGGTCCACGACGACTTCTTCAGGCTGGTCGCCGGCGTACCGGATCGGCGCTACGACGCGATCCTGCTGGACATCGATCACACGCCAGACCATCACCTCGACCGGACCCACGGCGACTTCTACACCCCCGCCGGGCTGACCGCGATGTCTCAGCACCTGACCGCCGACGGCGTCTTCGCGCTCTGGTCCGACGACCCGCCCGACGACGACTTCCTCGCCGTCCTGCGCACCGAGTTCGCCCGGGTCCGGGGCACGGTGGTCTCCTTCGCCAATCCGATCACCGACTCCGAGTCCAGCAACTCCATCTACCTCGCTCGGTAG
- a CDS encoding GNAT family N-acetyltransferase, translating to MNSISDTGPVHAGNDEPWTDDRILRALGEWGWAPEGTQTINTDDYRLLLRPAGFGNDAHVPRVDSGRPPEELVREINRTARERGYTEAVWSIYPTTRPHALADTLLRLGGRVLDEGALLSLAVPADGRFDVGPTPGVQVRRVRDAADLTDYRRIISTVYDQPLPSAEAIADEAAGIATDHAGCRFVAYIDGRPAGTGAIAVRADGSASLFGAATYLAYRRRGAYRAIMAERVRWAAEKRVPVLLVSGRLATSAPIMLRLGFTDRGRTRNIGLPTDPARTGAAD from the coding sequence GTGAACTCGATCTCCGATACCGGCCCGGTCCACGCGGGGAACGACGAGCCCTGGACCGACGACAGGATCCTGCGTGCCCTCGGCGAATGGGGCTGGGCACCCGAAGGCACGCAGACCATCAACACCGACGACTACCGACTCCTGTTGCGGCCCGCCGGTTTCGGCAACGATGCGCACGTCCCTCGGGTCGATTCCGGGCGACCGCCGGAAGAACTGGTCAGAGAGATCAACCGGACGGCTCGCGAGCGCGGCTACACCGAGGCCGTCTGGAGCATCTATCCGACCACCCGACCGCATGCGCTGGCCGACACCCTGCTCCGTCTCGGCGGACGGGTCCTGGACGAGGGCGCCTTGCTCTCCCTGGCCGTGCCGGCCGACGGCCGATTCGACGTCGGCCCGACCCCTGGGGTGCAGGTCCGACGAGTTCGTGATGCCGCCGACCTCACCGACTACCGACGGATCATCTCGACCGTCTACGACCAACCGCTCCCCAGTGCCGAGGCGATCGCCGACGAAGCAGCTGGCATCGCCACTGATCATGCCGGCTGCCGGTTCGTCGCCTACATCGACGGCAGACCGGCCGGTACCGGAGCGATCGCCGTTCGGGCCGACGGTTCGGCGTCGCTGTTCGGTGCGGCGACCTATCTCGCGTACCGACGCCGTGGCGCCTACCGGGCGATCATGGCCGAACGGGTGCGATGGGCAGCGGAGAAGCGTGTTCCGGTCCTGCTGGTCAGCGGCCGGCTCGCGACGTCGGCGCCGATCATGCTGCGGCTCGGGTTCACCGATCGCGGACGGACCCGCAACATCGGACTGCCGACCGATCCAGCCCGTACCGGTGCCGCCGACTGA
- a CDS encoding peptidylprolyl isomerase has product MTGSWKRRGPLTILTAGVLSAAMLLAGCGQIPDSPLGASEQRGAAPEKSAEAEPSKAAPLDCEYTETGTATRPVDPPPSTGVPMKGTATAVIKMSAGTITVTLDRTRSPCTVNSFVSLAEQHFYDATSCPRMTDAGTLFMLQCGDPSKRGDRSGGPGYSFPDELSGDESYGEGTVAMANSGPNSNGSQFFLVYRNSQLDPNYTVFGTMDAAGIAVLNKIAKGGVDNSNGAHDGKPKSEAKIISVTVS; this is encoded by the coding sequence GTGACAGGCAGCTGGAAGCGGCGCGGGCCACTGACGATCTTGACCGCCGGTGTGCTGTCCGCAGCGATGCTGCTGGCCGGTTGCGGGCAGATCCCGGACAGTCCGCTCGGCGCGTCGGAGCAGCGCGGCGCTGCTCCGGAGAAGTCGGCCGAGGCCGAGCCGAGCAAGGCTGCGCCGCTGGACTGCGAATACACCGAGACCGGCACGGCAACGCGTCCGGTGGACCCGCCGCCGAGCACCGGAGTGCCGATGAAGGGCACCGCAACGGCGGTGATCAAGATGTCCGCCGGGACGATCACGGTCACGCTGGACCGGACCCGGTCACCGTGCACGGTGAACTCGTTCGTCTCGTTGGCCGAGCAGCACTTCTACGACGCCACCAGCTGCCCGCGGATGACCGATGCCGGCACCTTGTTCATGCTGCAGTGCGGCGATCCGTCCAAGCGAGGCGACCGGTCCGGCGGGCCGGGGTATTCCTTCCCCGACGAACTGAGCGGTGACGAGAGCTACGGCGAGGGCACCGTAGCGATGGCCAACAGCGGACCGAACAGCAACGGTTCGCAATTCTTCCTGGTGTACCGCAACTCGCAGCTGGACCCGAACTACACCGTCTTCGGCACGATGGACGCCGCGGGCATCGCCGTGCTGAACAAGATCGCCAAGGGCGGAGTGGACAACAGCAACGGAGCCCACGACGGCAAACCGAAGTCGGAGGCCAAGATCATCTCGGTCACCGTAAGCTGA
- a CDS encoding peptidase C39 family protein translates to MADRDTTRCNSSSADGVVDRLAAFRRRTLLSGAVGVSVGATVGVGLARAATPEPGRSLRSGATPDPSTRARTAASDRHVLYREFSGFRLKDGRRDGTRWTPDGIRINHPTGSLDYVDPFAEDKTPVHYHSATWTSPVVPVPAGYTELISSWQVDTPGKTWVQIEVRGADETSTRSGWFVLGRWCAKDPADGGAIHRTSVDDQDTEVATVWTDTLHAFDGHRFSDWQLRVTLFRPDDSRETPVLRTVGAVASLLPDDPTVPVSPGGSALGTVLDVPRFSQEVHDGHYPEWDNGGEAWCSATSTAMVLKYWHTGPHGKDLDWVDPPVDAEVDYSARNVFDYTYDGAGNWPFNTAYATTWGLRAFVTRLRSFTEAEELIKAGIPVIISVSFKKDELDGAGYGTNGHLMVVVGFTEDGDVVVNDPASHLIPDNDQVRFTYRRDQLENAWVPHSGGTVYVIHSASVPLPRVLDHREPNWP, encoded by the coding sequence TTGGCCGATCGTGACACCACGCGTTGCAACTCCTCGTCCGCCGACGGAGTCGTCGACCGGCTTGCGGCCTTTCGGCGCCGGACCCTGCTCAGTGGGGCGGTCGGTGTTTCCGTCGGGGCCACCGTCGGCGTCGGGCTCGCCCGGGCGGCGACTCCCGAACCGGGCCGGTCACTGCGGTCCGGGGCGACCCCTGATCCCTCGACGCGGGCGCGGACTGCGGCGAGCGATCGGCACGTGCTCTATCGGGAGTTCTCCGGCTTCCGGCTCAAGGACGGACGGCGGGACGGCACCCGGTGGACGCCGGACGGCATCCGGATCAACCATCCGACCGGCAGCCTGGACTACGTCGATCCGTTCGCCGAGGACAAGACACCGGTGCACTATCACAGCGCGACCTGGACGTCCCCGGTGGTCCCGGTGCCGGCCGGCTACACCGAGCTGATCTCGTCCTGGCAGGTGGACACACCGGGCAAGACCTGGGTGCAGATCGAGGTGCGCGGGGCCGACGAGACCTCGACCCGTTCCGGGTGGTTCGTGCTCGGCCGCTGGTGTGCCAAGGACCCGGCCGATGGTGGGGCGATCCATCGCACCTCGGTCGACGACCAGGACACCGAGGTGGCAACGGTCTGGACCGATACCTTGCACGCCTTCGACGGGCATCGGTTCTCCGACTGGCAGTTGCGCGTGACGCTGTTCCGGCCGGACGACAGCCGGGAGACGCCGGTACTGCGTACGGTGGGTGCGGTCGCGTCCCTGCTGCCGGACGACCCGACCGTCCCGGTCAGCCCCGGCGGCAGCGCGTTGGGCACCGTGCTGGACGTGCCGCGCTTCTCCCAGGAGGTGCACGACGGCCACTACCCGGAGTGGGACAACGGCGGTGAGGCGTGGTGTTCGGCGACTTCGACGGCGATGGTGTTGAAGTACTGGCACACCGGGCCGCACGGCAAGGACCTGGACTGGGTCGATCCGCCGGTGGACGCCGAGGTCGACTACAGCGCCCGGAACGTCTTCGACTACACCTACGACGGCGCGGGCAACTGGCCGTTCAACACCGCCTACGCGACCACCTGGGGGCTGCGTGCCTTCGTCACCCGGCTGCGCAGTTTCACCGAGGCCGAGGAATTGATCAAGGCCGGTATCCCGGTGATCATCTCGGTGTCGTTCAAGAAGGACGAACTGGACGGAGCCGGCTACGGCACCAACGGTCACCTGATGGTCGTCGTCGGCTTCACCGAGGACGGCGATGTCGTCGTCAACGACCCGGCCTCGCATCTGATCCCCGACAACGACCAGGTCCGCTTCACCTATCGTCGCGATCAACTGGAGAACGCCTGGGTGCCGCATTCGGGTGGCACGGTCTATGTGATCCATTCGGCCTCGGTCCCGCTGCCACGCGTACTCGATCATCGCGAACCCAACTGGCCGTAG
- a CDS encoding alpha/beta fold hydrolase gives MDIVLVPGLWLDGSSWSRVLPLLQAAGHRTHPVTLPGMQAKDADRSQVTLSDCVTAVTAAIDSCDDSVLLVGHSLGSAIATAALDARTEKVAGVIMVGGFPAASGGPIADGFAVEGDGIPLPALTEFDDADLRDMDQAITADFVARAIPSPARLTTDPLELTDDGRYWTPLTAVCTEYDAATLRGWIADDAAPVAEFPRYAEVGYVDLPTGHWPQFTKPDELAAIILGAIPVSVGDFLRADGLADWRSVGDRFDSHFPLPSLTTGAELARQIAQLAPGGTRVDVDLRVEGITVSIPSWGYARDVDLARQISTAAYDLGLSADPSKVQYVGLRIGAHVPADVLPFWQAVLGYRAKGEEDVVDPLRRLPDVQFMPTSDDLGDQMQFHLDVVVPHEQAEARVQAALAAGGRLVTDEFAPRWWTLADAEGNVVDIARAVLD, from the coding sequence ATGGACATCGTCTTGGTACCGGGCCTGTGGCTCGACGGATCTTCCTGGAGCAGGGTGCTGCCCCTGCTGCAGGCGGCCGGACACCGTACGCATCCGGTCACCCTGCCGGGGATGCAGGCCAAGGACGCCGATCGATCACAGGTGACGCTGTCCGACTGTGTCACAGCAGTCACCGCTGCCATCGATTCCTGCGACGACTCGGTCCTGCTGGTCGGGCATTCACTGGGCTCAGCGATCGCCACCGCTGCACTGGACGCGCGAACCGAGAAGGTCGCCGGCGTGATCATGGTCGGCGGTTTCCCCGCCGCGTCCGGTGGCCCGATCGCCGACGGGTTCGCTGTCGAGGGTGATGGCATTCCGCTACCGGCGCTGACCGAATTCGACGACGCCGACCTTCGCGACATGGATCAGGCGATCACTGCCGACTTCGTCGCCCGGGCGATCCCGTCGCCGGCCCGCCTGACCACCGATCCGTTGGAACTGACCGACGACGGCCGCTACTGGACGCCGCTGACCGCGGTCTGCACCGAATACGACGCTGCCACGCTGCGCGGCTGGATCGCCGACGACGCTGCTCCGGTCGCCGAGTTCCCGCGGTACGCCGAGGTCGGCTACGTCGATCTGCCGACCGGGCACTGGCCACAGTTCACCAAGCCCGACGAGCTGGCCGCGATCATTCTGGGCGCGATCCCGGTCAGTGTCGGCGACTTCCTCCGCGCCGACGGCCTGGCGGATTGGCGCAGTGTCGGCGATCGGTTCGACAGCCACTTCCCGCTCCCGTCGCTGACGACGGGAGCCGAGCTGGCACGCCAGATCGCGCAGCTGGCTCCCGGCGGCACCCGGGTCGATGTTGATCTTCGCGTCGAAGGAATCACGGTCTCGATCCCGAGCTGGGGTTACGCTCGCGATGTTGATCTTGCTCGACAGATCTCGACCGCGGCATACGATCTCGGCCTGTCCGCCGATCCGTCGAAGGTGCAGTATGTCGGCCTACGGATCGGCGCCCACGTGCCGGCCGACGTGTTGCCCTTCTGGCAGGCCGTGCTCGGCTATCGCGCGAAGGGTGAGGAGGATGTCGTCGACCCACTCCGGCGGCTACCGGACGTCCAGTTCATGCCGACCTCCGACGACCTCGGTGACCAGATGCAGTTCCACCTCGATGTCGTGGTGCCACACGAGCAGGCTGAGGCCCGGGTCCAGGCTGCGCTGGCCGCCGGCGGACGACTGGTGACCGACGAGTTCGCTCCGCGCTGGTGGACACTCGCCGACGCCGAGGGCAACGTCGTCGACATCGCCCGGGCTGTCCTGGACTGA
- a CDS encoding phosphotransferase codes for MSVAVRKERIPGFILHTYGMQVVGTPGDLSQGVHSTAYLIRTDDGDWVVKISSPDSDPPDELALQCAVYDFLNDQGLHAPVVLADRYGRRVGSIEGSDGVHYPVTVMRHHRLRRLTAESIGAADLHRVAGQVGGCTP; via the coding sequence GTGAGCGTCGCTGTTCGGAAGGAACGGATTCCGGGTTTCATCCTGCACACGTACGGCATGCAGGTCGTCGGGACGCCGGGTGATCTGTCGCAGGGTGTGCACAGCACGGCGTATCTGATCCGGACCGACGACGGCGACTGGGTCGTCAAGATCAGCAGCCCCGACAGTGATCCGCCGGACGAGTTGGCGCTGCAGTGCGCGGTGTATGACTTTCTCAACGATCAAGGCCTGCATGCTCCGGTCGTGCTCGCTGATCGGTACGGCCGTCGGGTCGGGTCGATTGAGGGATCGGATGGGGTCCACTACCCCGTCACCGTTATGCGACACCATCGGCTCCGGCGGCTCACGGCGGAGTCGATCGGCGCAGCGGACCTCCATCGGGTGGCGGGCCAGGTCGGCGGCTGCACACCGTGA
- a CDS encoding MerR family transcriptional regulator produces MIADDQRTWRVGELSELTGLSVRTFHHYDQIGLLPPSARTIGGHRLYSADDVARLTVIVVLRRAGLPLAEIRDAISNQPDGVDLAALIDEQARGLETALTDTRAFGRRLAQQPLDAVAREPTRLRELISRIPQPSITIQPIVFLVYADVERAHGRLVEMFGFEPGPISRRPDGTSGYAEVSGPTANIRLHGPRPGLSPPAPEADPSSMTVVGVADLSAHFDRAVAAGAEIVKPIATLFGVHEYTAFDHEHHFWCFQEPVG; encoded by the coding sequence GTGATTGCCGATGATCAGCGGACCTGGCGGGTCGGCGAGCTGTCGGAGCTCACCGGACTGTCGGTGCGTACGTTCCATCACTACGACCAGATCGGACTGCTGCCACCCTCGGCGCGGACCATCGGCGGGCATCGGCTGTATTCGGCCGACGATGTGGCCAGGCTGACCGTGATCGTCGTGCTGCGCCGGGCCGGACTGCCGCTCGCCGAGATCCGGGACGCGATCAGCAATCAGCCCGACGGAGTTGATCTTGCCGCCCTGATCGACGAACAGGCTCGGGGTCTGGAGACGGCGTTGACCGACACCCGGGCGTTCGGTCGTCGGCTGGCTCAACAGCCTCTGGACGCTGTTGCCCGAGAGCCAACTCGACTCCGGGAGTTGATCAGTCGGATCCCGCAACCGAGTATCACGATCCAGCCGATCGTGTTCTTGGTTTATGCCGACGTGGAACGTGCGCACGGCCGGTTGGTCGAGATGTTCGGTTTCGAGCCGGGACCGATCAGCCGTCGTCCGGACGGCACCTCCGGCTACGCCGAGGTGAGTGGCCCGACGGCCAACATCCGCCTGCACGGCCCGCGTCCCGGCCTGAGCCCGCCGGCCCCCGAAGCAGATCCGTCGTCGATGACCGTCGTCGGCGTCGCCGACCTCAGTGCCCACTTCGATCGGGCCGTCGCCGCCGGAGCCGAGATCGTCAAGCCGATCGCCACGCTGTTCGGCGTGCACGAATACACCGCATTTGACCATGAGCACCACTTCTGGTGCTTTCAGGAACCCGTCGGCTGA